CCGCACTCCTGGCGTAGTGGCATAACAACGCAACCCCTAGACAAGGATAGTTATCTTGCGCCTATTTTCCCGTATTTTGCTGCTGCTCGGGCTGCTGCTGGGCTTGGCGGTGGCCGTGGTGATCTATTACACCATCAACCCCAGGTTGCCGGCCTACGTGCCCGTCAAGCACGTGCACTACCAGGACCAATGGAGCGCCGCCGACCGCCAGATCTACTATTTCACGCCCCAAGGTACCCAGGTAAAGGGGCTGCATTATGAGTGGTTCACCGCCCTTGAACTGCCGTTCTCCGAGCAACGCTTTGCCACGCCTGAGTACCTGGCGCGCTTCGGTTTCCTGGTCGACCCCAGGCAAGTACCCTCCGCGCAAAATCCCGGCAACCTGCCCGTAGGGTTCGCCCGCCACAAGAATGCCGACAGCAACGTCGAATACCTGGATATCACCTGCGCGGCGTGCCACACCGGCGAATTGCACTTCAAAGGCCAGGCGCTGCGTATCGATGGCGGCTCGGCCCAGCACGTATTGCCCTCCAGCGTACCGACATTGCGCGGTGGCAGCTTCGGCCAGGCCCTGGTCGCCAGCCTGGCCGCCACTTATTACAACCCCTGGAAATTCGAACGGTTCGCCCGCCAGGTGCTCAAAGATCGCTACGACGCCGAACACAGCCAACTGCGCGAGGACTTCAAGCAGTCGCTGAATCAGTTTTTCAAAGTCGCCTGGAACGACACCCACCGGGGCCTCTACCCCACCGAAGAAGGCCCCGGCCGTACAGACGCCTTTGGCCGTATCGCCAACGCCAGTTTTGGCGATGCCATTTCGCCGGACAACTACCGCGTCGCCAACGCGCCGGTGGACTACCCACAACTGTGGGATATCTGGACCTTCGATTGGGTGCAATGGAACGGCTCGGCCCAACAGCCCATGGCACGCAATATCGGCGAAGCATTGGGCGTGGGCGCGACCCTGGCCTTTTTCGACAGCGCCGGTCAGCCCCTGCAAGGCGATGCGCGCTACCCTTCCAGCGTAAGGGTGCGCGACCTCAACCTGATTGAAGAAACCCTGCAGCGCCTCAAGCCACCCACCTGGCCCGAAGACCTGTTCGGTGCCATCGACAAGCCGCTGGCGGCGCAGGGTCGCGCACTGTTCGCGGAAAATTGCGCAGGCTGCCACGTGCCGAATGTCACCGAGGAAAACGGCCGTCCGGTGCAGCACTTGAAAATGCTGCCGGTTGAGTACATCGGCACCGACCCCGGCACCGCCGCCAACATTGCCGATCGACGTTACGATCTCAGCGCCCTGCAATGGGACCCGACCGAGCTGGCCAGACTGAATGTCGAACTGCACCCCAGCCCGACCGAGCCGCTGGATCTGAAGAATATGTCCGTGGCCAAAGGCCTGGCCTACGTCACCGCCTTCGTCGAAGACCACGCCTACCGCGCCGCCGGCGTGACCCCGGCCGAGCGCCCGCGCCTGGATGGCTACGGCCTGCCGATCGGCGTGCGCGAATTGCGCGCTTACAAGGCGCGCCCGTTGGCCGGCGTATGGGCTACGCCGCCATTCCTGCATAACGGCTCGGTGCCGACCATTTACCAGTTGCTCTCGCCTCAGGATGAGCGCAGCACCACTTTCTATAAAGGCACATTCAACTACGACCCGCGCCACTTGGGCTTTGAAACCGCGGCATTCAACAATGCCTTCCTGTTCGATACCCGAGTGACCGGCAACCATAACAGCGGCCACGAATTCCGAGCCGGTCAGCGAGGCAATGGCGTGATTGGCCGTAGCTTGCTGCCGCAGGAGCGCTGGGCACTGCTGGAATACCTCAAAGTACTGGGCGGCCCTCTGGAGCAACAACTGCCATGATGATTCGATCTCAATACGATCGCCCCTCCCTGCTCGCACGCCTCTGGCTGCGCCTTGGCCGCTTTGTCGGCAAGACCCTGCTCTGGCTGGTGGCGCTGGGCCTGATTGGCTGGCTGGCGAGTAGCGCCTGGTACGCCTGGCAGCACAGCGGCCCGGTGCCGGCGGATGAGCAGGTGCCGCCGGGCGAAGCGGCGATGACCCAAGGCATCATTCAAACGGCGGTGCGCATCGTCGATCAGCATCGCGAAGGTACACGCTACCTGCGCGACGCCCACGCCAAGGCGCACGGCTGCGTGAAGGCCGAAGTCAGCGTGCTGTCCGATCTGGATCCTGCGCTGCGCCAGGGTGTATTCGCCGAACCGGGCAAGACCTGGCAGGCGCTGATGCGCCTGTCCAATGGCAACGCTTACCCGCAGTTCGACAGTATCCGCGACGCGCGGGGCATGGCCCTCAAGCTGCTAGACGTGCCCGGCAAACAGCTGCTGGCGGACCAACAAGCCCGCACCGAGCAAGACTTTGTGATGTTCAGTCATCCCAACTTTTTCGTCAGCGACGTAGCGGAGTATGCACAGAACATCGGCGCCCAGGCGGACGGTAAGAAAGTCCTGGCATTCTTTCCCGGTATCGACCCACGCAGTTGGCAAGTGCGTCACCTGTTTATCGCCCTCGCAACCCTGGCGCCGGCGCCCGCCAGCCCGACGCAGACCACCTACTTTTCGGTATCGCCCTACAAGTTCGGTACTGCCAATGCCAAGTTCCGCGTGGCGCCCGCCCCTCAGAGTTGCCCGGAGTACGTGCTGCCCAAACAGAACCAGGACTTACCGAATTTCTTGCGCAGCGCCTTGAGCCAGCAGTTGTCCACGGACCGGGTGCCGGCGTGCTTCGAATTGCAGATCCAGCGGCAGAATCCGCAGAAATTCATGCCTATCGAAGACACCAGCATCGAGTGGAAGGAGAGCGATGCGCCCTATGAAACCGTGGCCACCGTACGGATTCCTGCTCAGGACTTCGATACGCCGGCGCAGAACCTGGCCTGTGACAACCAGTCGTTCAATCCCTGGTTCGGCGTCGCGGAGCACCGCCCCATCGGCGGTATCAACCGTCTGCGCAAGGAGGTGTACGAAGCGGTCAGCGATTACCGTCATAGCCGCAACGCACCGTAAAGAGTGCATAACAACCGGCCCGGTGCCGTAAGGATTGCGTCGGGTCTATTGAGACATGTTTGCCGCGAATCTACCTTGAGCGCCTACCCCATCACGTAGGAAATCAACGTGGAAAGCTCAACCCTCGGCATGATCGTACTCACCTTGATCGCGGTGTTCGGCACTGCCTCGTTTTGCTTTGAACACCTGGCTACGCGTCAGACACACAAGAAAAAAGTCGAGTAGCCAAATCCCGGGCGAAAAAAAACCCGCTCAATGAGCGGGCTTCTTGTGGCGACCTGGCGTTCAGCGTTCCAGATAACCGAATATGGCGCAGCGGACGGGACTCGAACCCGCGACCCCCGGCGTGACAGGCCGGTATTCTAACCGACTGAACTACCGCTGCGCGTAACACGTAAAGCGAATGGTGGGTGATGACGGGATCGAACCGCCGACCCTCTGCTTGTAAGGCAGATGCTCTCCCAGCTGAGCTAATCACCCTTCGTTTCGGTGTGGGCGCATCATACACCAAAAAATCGTAATGTCTTGATTTAAATGCACTTTATTTTAAAAAAATTAAGCGCGCGATTTTTTGCCGTATGTCGAACAGCAAAAAGCCCGCGATTAAGCGGGCTTTCTGTGGCGACCTGGCGTTCAGTGTTCCAGGTAACCGAATATGGCGCAGCGGACGGGACTCGAACCCGCGACCCCCGGCGTGACAGGCCGGTATTCTAACCGACTGAACTACCGCTGCGCGTAACACGTGAAGCGAATGGTGGGTGATGACGGGATCGAACCGCCGACCCTCTGCTTGTAAGGCAGATGCTCTCCCAGCTGAGCTAATCACCCTTCGTTTCGGTGTGGCGCGCATTCTACGGAGCGCCCTCAGGTCTGGCAAGCACTTTCTTAAATCTTTTTTTTCATGCCTTCCAATGGCTTAGGCAGGGTTGGCCTGCGCCAATATGAAGAGAATAATGCCCCCCTTTGTATAAAGGAGAGACTCACCCCATGTGGTTCAAGAACCTGCTTATCTATCGCCTGACCCAAGATCTGCCTGTTGATGCCGAGGCGTTGGAAGCGGCCATGGCCACCAAACTGGCACGCCCGTGTGCGAGCCAGGAGTTGACCACTTACGGTTTCGTCGCACCGTTCGGCAAAGGCGAAGATGCCCCCCTGGTTCACGTCAGCGGCGACTTCCTGCTGATCGCAGCGCGCAAGGAAGAACGTATCCTGCCGGGCAGCGTGGTGCGCGACGCAGTCAAAGAGAAGGTCGAAGAGATCGAAGCCGAGCAGATGCGCAAGGTCTATAAGAAGGAGCGCGACCAGATCAAGGATGAGATCATTCAGGCCTTCCTGCCCCGCGCGTTCATTCGTCGCTCGTCGACCTTCGCCGCCATCGCGCCGAAACAAGGCCTGATCCTGGTGAACTCAGCCAGCCCCAAGCGCGCCGAAGACTTGCTCTCGACCCTGCGTGAAGTCATCGGCACCCTGCCGGTACGCCCATTGACGGTTAAAACCGCACCGACCGCCATCATGACCGACTGGGTCACCACCCAGAAACCGGCCGATGATTTCTTCGTTCTCGACGAATGCGAACTGCGCGACACTCACGAAGACGGCGGCATCGTCCGTTGCAAGCGTCAGGACCTGACCAGCGAAGAAATCCAACTGCACCTGACCACCGGCAAAGTGGTAACGCAGTTGGCCCTGGCCTGGCAGGACAAGCTGTCCTTCATGCTCGACGACAAAATGACCGTCAAGCGCCTGAAGTTCGAAGACCTGCTGCAGGACCAGGCCGAACAGGACGGCGGCGACGAAGCCCTGGGCCAGTTGGATGCCAGCTTTACCCTGATGATGCTGACGTTCGGCGACTTCCTGCCGGCGTTGATCGAAGCACTGGGCGGCGAAGAGACCCCGCAGGGCATCTAAGCCGTGTGAGGATCGGGATGCGGCAGGGGGCGAGCTCTGTATTGCGCGGTGTCGGTCAATTTATTCATTGGCCGGCACAGTGCGATAGGGGCAAGCCCCCTCCCACATTTGA
The sequence above is drawn from the Pseudomonas quebecensis genome and encodes:
- a CDS encoding di-heme-cytochrome C peroxidase, whose product is MRLFSRILLLLGLLLGLAVAVVIYYTINPRLPAYVPVKHVHYQDQWSAADRQIYYFTPQGTQVKGLHYEWFTALELPFSEQRFATPEYLARFGFLVDPRQVPSAQNPGNLPVGFARHKNADSNVEYLDITCAACHTGELHFKGQALRIDGGSAQHVLPSSVPTLRGGSFGQALVASLAATYYNPWKFERFARQVLKDRYDAEHSQLREDFKQSLNQFFKVAWNDTHRGLYPTEEGPGRTDAFGRIANASFGDAISPDNYRVANAPVDYPQLWDIWTFDWVQWNGSAQQPMARNIGEALGVGATLAFFDSAGQPLQGDARYPSSVRVRDLNLIEETLQRLKPPTWPEDLFGAIDKPLAAQGRALFAENCAGCHVPNVTEENGRPVQHLKMLPVEYIGTDPGTAANIADRRYDLSALQWDPTELARLNVELHPSPTEPLDLKNMSVAKGLAYVTAFVEDHAYRAAGVTPAERPRLDGYGLPIGVRELRAYKARPLAGVWATPPFLHNGSVPTIYQLLSPQDERSTTFYKGTFNYDPRHLGFETAAFNNAFLFDTRVTGNHNSGHEFRAGQRGNGVIGRSLLPQERWALLEYLKVLGGPLEQQLP
- a CDS encoding catalase family protein, producing MMIRSQYDRPSLLARLWLRLGRFVGKTLLWLVALGLIGWLASSAWYAWQHSGPVPADEQVPPGEAAMTQGIIQTAVRIVDQHREGTRYLRDAHAKAHGCVKAEVSVLSDLDPALRQGVFAEPGKTWQALMRLSNGNAYPQFDSIRDARGMALKLLDVPGKQLLADQQARTEQDFVMFSHPNFFVSDVAEYAQNIGAQADGKKVLAFFPGIDPRSWQVRHLFIALATLAPAPASPTQTTYFSVSPYKFGTANAKFRVAPAPQSCPEYVLPKQNQDLPNFLRSALSQQLSTDRVPACFELQIQRQNPQKFMPIEDTSIEWKESDAPYETVATVRIPAQDFDTPAQNLACDNQSFNPWFGVAEHRPIGGINRLRKEVYEAVSDYRHSRNAP
- the rdgC gene encoding recombination-associated protein RdgC; the protein is MWFKNLLIYRLTQDLPVDAEALEAAMATKLARPCASQELTTYGFVAPFGKGEDAPLVHVSGDFLLIAARKEERILPGSVVRDAVKEKVEEIEAEQMRKVYKKERDQIKDEIIQAFLPRAFIRRSSTFAAIAPKQGLILVNSASPKRAEDLLSTLREVIGTLPVRPLTVKTAPTAIMTDWVTTQKPADDFFVLDECELRDTHEDGGIVRCKRQDLTSEEIQLHLTTGKVVTQLALAWQDKLSFMLDDKMTVKRLKFEDLLQDQAEQDGGDEALGQLDASFTLMMLTFGDFLPALIEALGGEETPQGI